A stretch of Deinococcus aerius DNA encodes these proteins:
- a CDS encoding Gfo/Idh/MocA family protein — protein MIPVRLALLGVAHVHADAYAAWLTSEPHVQPLGFSEEDPHLAAEFAARTGLAHLPLEGLLGAGPGGVIVCSETAVHRPLVEAAARAGAHVLCEKPIATTLEDARAMGEACARAGVGFRTAFPVRFSPAVGQLHGMLRAGLLGNVLAYSGVNHSVCPDRERGWFSNPHLAGGGAGMDHIIHLADLLHLFGERVEGVYARLIPVPEWVLPEHAGVDAAGLVTLSLASGAGATIDCSWSRPRTYPRWGHLKLGVVGTQGTQSLDAFAESITVTGTAGRHWVGYGPDLNALMLTDFLSLCTRERPSLGADWNAGYEALRVVLAAYESQARGRAVGLV, from the coding sequence ATGATCCCCGTTCGCCTCGCCCTGCTGGGGGTCGCGCATGTCCACGCGGATGCGTACGCGGCCTGGCTCACCTCTGAGCCCCACGTCCAGCCCCTCGGCTTCAGCGAGGAGGACCCGCACCTCGCCGCCGAGTTCGCGGCCCGGACGGGGTTGGCCCACCTGCCCCTGGAAGGGCTTCTGGGGGCAGGACCGGGGGGCGTCATCGTCTGTAGCGAGACTGCCGTTCACCGCCCGCTCGTCGAGGCCGCCGCGCGGGCCGGGGCGCACGTCCTGTGCGAGAAACCCATCGCCACGACGCTGGAGGACGCCCGGGCGATGGGAGAAGCGTGCGCGCGGGCCGGGGTGGGCTTCCGCACCGCCTTCCCCGTCAGGTTCTCCCCGGCGGTCGGGCAACTTCACGGGATGCTCCGGGCGGGTCTTTTGGGGAACGTCCTCGCCTACAGCGGCGTGAACCACAGCGTCTGCCCCGACCGGGAACGGGGCTGGTTCAGCAATCCACACCTCGCGGGCGGCGGGGCGGGGATGGACCACATCATCCACCTCGCCGACCTGCTGCACCTCTTCGGCGAGCGGGTGGAGGGCGTGTACGCGCGGCTGATCCCCGTGCCGGAGTGGGTCCTCCCGGAACACGCCGGGGTGGACGCGGCGGGGCTGGTGACCCTGAGCCTCGCCTCCGGGGCGGGAGCCACCATCGACTGTTCCTGGAGCCGACCCCGGACCTACCCCCGCTGGGGCCACCTCAAACTGGGCGTGGTCGGCACACAGGGAACACAGAGCCTCGACGCCTTCGCCGAGTCCATCACCGTGACGGGCACGGCGGGACGGCACTGGGTCGGCTACGGTCCCGACCTCAACGCCCTCATGCTGACCGACTTCCTGAGTCTCTGCACGCGCGAGCGGCCCTCACTCGGGGCGGACTGGAACGCGGGATACGAGGCGCTGCGGGTCGTCCTGGCCGCCTACGAGTCGCAGGCTCGGGGGCGGGCGGTGGGCCTGGTCTAG
- a CDS encoding ABC transporter substrate-binding protein has translation MKRLGLPLSLLLLASLAGAQKTTLTIESWRNDDLKVWRDSIIPAFEKQYPNIHVVFSPTAPTEYNAVVDAKLKAGTAGDLITCRPFDKSLELYQARRLVSLNSLPGLKNFDAIAKAAWSTDDGKTTFCVPMASVIHGFLYNKALFKELGLSVPTTETAFLNTLAKIKQSGKYAPLVMGTKDQWESATMGYQNIGPTLWEGEKGRKGLIAGTAQYNKGGFLQAFNSLAKWKDYLPQGYQALAYPDAQNLFAQGRGVIYPAGSWDIGTFRQMNPNLDLGAFPPYSINGKKCVIDDHPDIAMGINAASKNQAAARTFLNWVASDAFASLYANALPGFFPLANVKYTVKDPVAQEFLKWRSQCGKSFRSSYQILSRNANPNNENDLWNVSSQVLNGSLTPKAAADLVQKNLASWYAPQKGK, from the coding sequence ATGAAACGTCTGGGTCTGCCGCTTTCCCTCCTGCTCCTGGCCAGCCTGGCCGGGGCGCAGAAGACGACCCTCACCATCGAGAGCTGGCGCAACGACGATCTCAAGGTCTGGCGCGACAGCATCATCCCGGCGTTCGAGAAGCAGTACCCCAATATCCACGTGGTCTTCTCGCCCACCGCCCCCACCGAGTACAACGCGGTGGTGGACGCCAAACTCAAGGCGGGCACGGCGGGCGACCTCATCACCTGCCGCCCCTTCGACAAGAGCCTGGAACTGTATCAGGCGAGGCGGCTCGTCAGCCTGAATAGCCTGCCGGGGCTGAAGAACTTCGACGCCATCGCCAAGGCTGCCTGGTCCACCGATGACGGCAAGACCACCTTCTGCGTGCCGATGGCCTCGGTGATCCACGGCTTCCTGTACAACAAGGCGCTGTTCAAGGAACTCGGGCTGAGCGTGCCCACAACCGAGACGGCGTTCCTGAACACCCTCGCCAAGATCAAGCAAAGCGGCAAGTATGCCCCGCTGGTGATGGGCACCAAGGACCAGTGGGAGTCGGCCACGATGGGCTACCAGAATATCGGCCCGACGCTGTGGGAGGGCGAGAAGGGGCGCAAGGGGCTGATCGCCGGGACGGCGCAGTACAACAAGGGCGGCTTCCTCCAGGCGTTCAACTCGCTGGCGAAGTGGAAGGACTACCTGCCGCAGGGCTACCAGGCGCTCGCCTACCCCGACGCGCAGAACCTGTTCGCGCAGGGGCGCGGGGTGATCTACCCGGCGGGAAGCTGGGACATCGGCACCTTCCGGCAGATGAACCCGAACCTGGACCTGGGTGCGTTCCCGCCGTACTCCATCAACGGCAAGAAGTGCGTGATCGACGATCACCCCGACATCGCCATGGGCATCAACGCGGCGAGCAAGAACCAGGCGGCGGCGCGGACCTTCCTGAACTGGGTGGCGTCCGACGCCTTTGCCAGCCTGTACGCGAACGCGCTGCCCGGCTTCTTCCCGCTGGCGAACGTGAAGTACACGGTGAAGGACCCGGTCGCGCAGGAGTTCCTGAAGTGGCGCTCCCAGTGCGGCAAGAGCTTCCGGTCCTCGTACCAGATTCTCTCGCGCAACGCCAACCCGAACAACGAGAACGACCTGTGGAACGTCTCCTCGCAGGTCCTCAACGGCAGCCTGACCCCCAAGGCCGCCGCCGACCTGGTGCAGAAGAACCTGGCGTCCTGGTACGCGCCGCAGAAGGGCAAGTAG
- a CDS encoding MBL fold metallo-hydrolase: MPQPRLIERINHLQVGENSLAFYGLGQVGVAIRGPGGVIYIDPYLTDSDGGGGHLERLFPPPVPPGEVTNADLVLVTHEHVDHFDPDTLCPLAQASPQARFAGPYTCDPRRAGIDASRWRHARAGEPFADLGATVTPVPSAHTELEGAGRGHAFLGYVIEWNGVTVYHAGDTVVWDGLTETLSRWRIDVAFLPINGRDYFRTRQGIVGNMNIREAAELAQALDVGLVVPTHYDLFAGNGADPGQFVSYLYRLNPDRPQKMLRVGEMLFFRREG; this comes from the coding sequence ATGCCCCAACCTCGCCTGATCGAACGGATCAACCACCTTCAAGTTGGCGAAAACAGCCTGGCCTTTTACGGCCTGGGGCAGGTCGGCGTCGCCATCCGGGGGCCGGGCGGGGTCATCTACATCGACCCGTACCTCACCGACTCGGACGGCGGGGGCGGGCATCTGGAGCGCCTGTTTCCGCCGCCCGTCCCGCCGGGGGAGGTGACGAATGCGGACCTCGTGCTCGTCACGCACGAACACGTCGATCACTTCGACCCGGACACCCTGTGCCCGCTGGCCCAGGCCTCACCGCAGGCACGCTTCGCGGGTCCGTACACCTGTGACCCCCGCCGGGCCGGAATCGACGCGTCCCGGTGGCGGCATGCCCGCGCGGGTGAGCCGTTTGCGGACCTCGGCGCCACGGTCACGCCGGTCCCCAGCGCCCACACCGAGCTGGAGGGGGCCGGGCGCGGCCACGCCTTCCTGGGCTACGTGATCGAGTGGAACGGCGTGACGGTCTACCACGCGGGTGACACGGTGGTCTGGGACGGCCTGACCGAGACGCTGTCGCGCTGGCGGATCGACGTGGCCTTCCTCCCCATCAACGGGCGCGACTACTTCCGCACGCGGCAGGGCATCGTCGGGAATATGAATATCCGCGAGGCGGCGGAGCTGGCCCAGGCGCTGGATGTCGGCCTGGTGGTGCCGACCCATTACGACCTCTTCGCGGGGAACGGGGCCGACCCGGGGCAGTTCGTGTCGTACCTGTACCGGCTGAACCCCGATCGGCCCCAGAAGATGCTGCGGGTGGGGGAAATGCTCTTCTTCCGGCGTGAGGGGTAG
- a CDS encoding MBL fold metallo-hydrolase: protein MLEYRTFGANTYLLRTPEGTLLVDSGLSRTREQVLAWAREEGVRAVLLTHHHPDHAGGARHLWEALALPIYAHPLDVPYLTGEVPRPPLGLPVVGRILNFPVPPVPRAALQTLEEGDSLMVWEVVHLPGHTPGQIGLMREGVLIAADAVGSRRGRAALPPGFLNEDQEQTRRTVRKIANMEPREVYVGHGPVLTGGEVRALAERLGV from the coding sequence ATGCTTGAATACCGCACCTTCGGCGCGAACACCTACCTCCTGCGGACCCCGGAGGGGACCCTCCTGGTGGACAGCGGCCTGAGCCGGACCCGGGAGCAGGTTCTCGCCTGGGCGCGCGAGGAGGGCGTCCGGGCCGTCCTCCTCACCCACCACCACCCCGACCACGCGGGCGGCGCGCGGCACCTGTGGGAGGCACTCGCCCTGCCGATCTACGCCCACCCGCTGGACGTGCCGTACCTGACGGGCGAGGTGCCCCGGCCACCCCTGGGGCTCCCGGTGGTGGGGCGTATCCTGAACTTTCCCGTGCCCCCGGTGCCGCGCGCCGCCCTCCAGACGCTGGAGGAGGGCGACTCGCTGATGGTCTGGGAGGTGGTGCACCTGCCGGGCCACACGCCGGGACAGATCGGCCTGATGCGCGAGGGGGTCCTGATCGCGGCGGACGCTGTCGGCTCGCGGCGGGGCCGGGCCGCCCTGCCCCCCGGCTTCCTGAACGAGGACCAGGAGCAGACCCGCCGCACGGTTCGCAAGATCGCCAACATGGAGCCGCGCGAGGTGTACGTCGGGCACGGCCCCGTTCTCACGGGCGGGGAGGTGCGGGCGCTGGCAGAGCGGCTGGGCGTGTGA
- a CDS encoding carbohydrate ABC transporter permease: protein MAHTSLSATSSSARVKRRRPFPWHIAVFLAPAVLIYTVVMIYPILSSLWLSLNNQSGGRAAFVGLANYQKLLGSELYAQPLWNALRNNVVFFLIHMLVQNPVGLLLAVLLSFRLRGSAVYRTLLFTPTVLSVVIIGFAWKLILNPVWGVQRALLTPLGLEHLDQPWLGLPNTALPTLSLISVWQNIGIPMLLFLAALVRIPDELYEAARLDGAGGWTIFRRIQLPLILPTVGIVSVLTFVGNFNAFDLIYSTQGALAGPNFASDILGTLFYRTFFGYQLQSGDPYMGAAVAGVMLAVILAGLLVYLVAWQRRMTEVQL from the coding sequence ATGGCCCATACTTCCCTGTCCGCCACCTCGTCCTCTGCCCGCGTGAAGCGGCGCCGCCCCTTTCCCTGGCACATCGCCGTCTTTCTCGCGCCCGCCGTGCTGATCTACACCGTGGTGATGATCTACCCCATCCTGTCCTCGCTGTGGCTGTCGTTGAACAACCAGTCGGGGGGAAGGGCGGCCTTCGTCGGGCTGGCGAACTACCAGAAGTTGCTGGGAAGCGAGCTGTACGCGCAGCCCCTGTGGAACGCGCTGCGGAACAACGTCGTGTTCTTCCTGATCCACATGCTCGTGCAGAACCCGGTGGGATTGCTCCTCGCCGTGCTGCTGAGTTTCCGGCTGCGGGGGAGCGCGGTCTACCGCACGCTGCTGTTCACGCCGACGGTGCTGTCGGTGGTCATCATCGGCTTCGCGTGGAAGCTGATCCTGAACCCGGTATGGGGGGTGCAACGCGCGCTGCTGACCCCGTTGGGGCTGGAACACCTCGACCAGCCGTGGCTGGGGTTGCCGAACACGGCCCTGCCCACCCTGTCGCTCATCAGCGTGTGGCAGAACATCGGCATCCCGATGCTGCTGTTCCTCGCCGCGCTCGTCCGCATCCCCGACGAGCTGTACGAGGCCGCGCGGCTGGACGGGGCGGGCGGGTGGACGATCTTCCGGCGCATCCAACTGCCGCTGATCCTGCCCACCGTGGGGATCGTCAGCGTGCTGACCTTCGTGGGGAACTTCAACGCCTTCGACCTGATCTACTCGACCCAGGGCGCGCTCGCCGGGCCGAACTTCGCCTCGGACATCCTGGGGACGCTGTTTTACCGCACCTTCTTCGGCTACCAGCTCCAGTCCGGTGACCCCTACATGGGCGCGGCGGTGGCGGGCGTGATGCTCGCCGTGATCCTGGCGGGGCTGCTCGTGTACCTCGTGGCCTGGCAGCGGCGGATGACGGAGGTGCAGTTGTGA
- a CDS encoding Gfo/Idh/MocA family protein: MSRLTVGLIGTGLMGRTHARGWGTLPGVLTHVYAPDERTQQFAAEFGLQPCAELDELLERVDIVDLCTPTPTHRDLTVRAARAGRHIICEKPLALTLDEADEMISACRESGVRLFVAHVLRFFPQYRAAWERVQAGAIGEPRVLRLSRIGAPPTPGSWFHDESQSGGVPLDLMIHDLDYARWVAGEVGTVYAVQSRQEGRVMVQATLSHRVGAISLVEGGWAAPQGVFRTALDLAGTLGVIEWNSDAPSPLRSHGPPPPPPSQEGASLPALAGDPYAAELEHAYRAIGSGTPFLVEPEDARAALALSLAVRRSLETRQPVPVEDT, translated from the coding sequence GTGAGTCGCCTCACGGTCGGTTTGATCGGCACGGGGTTGATGGGGCGGACCCACGCTCGGGGGTGGGGGACACTGCCCGGGGTCCTGACCCACGTGTACGCCCCGGACGAGAGGACTCAGCAGTTCGCCGCCGAGTTCGGCCTTCAGCCCTGCGCGGAACTGGACGAACTGCTGGAGCGGGTGGACATCGTGGACCTCTGCACGCCCACACCGACGCACCGCGACCTCACGGTTCGGGCGGCGCGGGCGGGCCGTCACATCATCTGCGAGAAGCCGCTGGCCCTCACGCTGGACGAGGCGGACGAGATGATTTCGGCGTGTCGGGAATCGGGCGTTCGCCTCTTCGTCGCGCACGTCCTGCGCTTCTTTCCCCAGTACCGGGCGGCATGGGAAAGGGTTCAGGCCGGGGCCATCGGGGAGCCGCGCGTCCTGCGCCTGAGCCGGATCGGTGCGCCCCCCACGCCCGGAAGCTGGTTTCACGACGAGTCGCAGAGCGGCGGCGTGCCCCTCGACCTGATGATTCACGACCTCGACTACGCGCGCTGGGTGGCGGGAGAGGTGGGGACGGTGTACGCGGTCCAGAGCCGCCAGGAGGGACGGGTGATGGTCCAGGCGACCCTCTCGCACCGGGTCGGGGCGATCAGCCTGGTGGAGGGGGGCTGGGCCGCTCCCCAGGGCGTCTTCCGCACGGCCCTCGACCTGGCGGGGACCCTGGGCGTGATCGAGTGGAATTCGGACGCTCCCTCGCCGCTGCGGTCCCACGGTCCCCCGCCCCCTCCCCCATCCCAGGAGGGCGCCTCCCTCCCGGCGCTGGCGGGTGATCCCTACGCCGCGGAACTGGAACACGCCTACCGCGCCATCGGGTCCGGCACCCCTTTCCTCGTCGAGCCGGAGGACGCCCGGGCCGCCCTCGCGCTGAGCCTGGCCGTGCGGCGCAGCCTGGAAACCCGGCAGCCCGTCCCCGTGGAGGACACATGA
- a CDS encoding MOSC domain-containing protein: MSTPLTLSGLYTYPIKSARGVALDRARVELFGLALDRRWMVVDGGGRQVTGRDFPRMDRVGVELEPGGLRVAAPGMPPLGVPREPGGPPRLVHLFRQPVQALEVGGEANAWWSAYLGLPAALVYFPDGAERRMNPRFGTARISFVDGNPLHLVSEASVADLNTRLREPVTPERFRPNLVVRGGAAYEEDGWGRIRVGDLEFDVVEPCARCSVLNITEGRMGGEPLRTLAGYRRRGRLIEFGQNLVHAAQGEVALGDAVTVLRGL; encoded by the coding sequence ATGTCCACCCCCCTGACCCTCTCCGGCCTGTACACCTATCCCATCAAGTCGGCGCGCGGTGTGGCGCTGGACCGCGCGAGGGTGGAACTCTTCGGCCTGGCCCTCGACCGCCGCTGGATGGTCGTGGACGGCGGCGGGCGGCAGGTGACCGGGCGGGACTTTCCGCGCATGGACCGCGTCGGGGTGGAGTTGGAGCCGGGGGGGTTGCGCGTCGCGGCGCCGGGGATGCCGCCCCTGGGGGTGCCCCGCGAGCCGGGCGGGCCGCCGCGCCTGGTCCACCTCTTCCGCCAGCCCGTGCAGGCCCTGGAGGTCGGTGGGGAGGCGAACGCCTGGTGGAGCGCCTACCTCGGCCTGCCCGCCGCCCTGGTCTACTTCCCCGACGGGGCCGAGCGGCGCATGAACCCGCGCTTCGGCACGGCGCGCATCAGCTTCGTGGACGGCAACCCGCTGCACCTCGTCTCCGAGGCGTCGGTCGCGGACCTGAACACCCGGCTGCGTGAGCCCGTGACCCCCGAGCGGTTCCGCCCCAACCTCGTCGTGCGCGGGGGCGCGGCCTACGAGGAGGACGGCTGGGGGCGCATCCGGGTCGGCGATCTGGAGTTCGACGTGGTGGAACCGTGCGCGCGGTGCAGCGTCCTCAACATCACGGAGGGGCGCATGGGGGGGGAGCCGCTGCGGACCTTGGCGGGCTACCGCCGACGGGGCCGTCTCATCGAGTTCGGGCAGAATCTCGTCCACGCCGCTCAGGGTGAGGTGGCGCTGGGCGACGCGGTCACCGTGCTGAGGGGCCTTTGA
- a CDS encoding N-acetylglucosamine kinase: protein MSLPDLVLGIDAGNTKTVALVADTSGRVLGWGRGGRGNIYVSKRDALAAIDRAALGAIRMADAHTAGLRAAVLSATGADWPEDFALLGAELESRGWGTERRVVNDALGALHAASPDGNGVMVACGTGAGIAAASGGKTWHTGFWQEPGGAEDLGRMTLRAVYRAELGLDPPTLLTERVLATYRLPNVGALLHAFTRRDRRPPGRVGRLARVLLDAAAAGDVTARALVERHGAALGDYALVAARRLGLGGKAFALYAAGGVMRHPSSLLRDALLTRVRGGEPGAVPGEGGLEPALGAILLALRAAHAGHPAGERLHDWRAALAATLPPDTLFRT, encoded by the coding sequence ATGAGCCTTCCCGACCTTGTCCTGGGGATCGACGCGGGCAACACCAAGACGGTGGCCCTGGTGGCCGACACCTCGGGGCGCGTGCTGGGCTGGGGGCGTGGGGGGCGCGGCAACATCTACGTGTCCAAACGGGACGCGCTGGCGGCCATCGACCGGGCGGCGCTGGGGGCGATCAGGATGGCGGACGCCCACACCGCCGGGCTTCGCGCCGCCGTCCTGAGCGCGACGGGGGCCGACTGGCCGGAGGACTTCGCGCTGCTGGGGGCCGAGCTGGAGTCGCGCGGCTGGGGGACCGAGCGCCGGGTGGTGAACGACGCGCTGGGCGCCCTGCACGCCGCCTCCCCGGACGGGAACGGCGTGATGGTCGCCTGCGGCACGGGCGCGGGGATCGCCGCCGCGTCAGGCGGGAAGACCTGGCACACGGGCTTCTGGCAGGAACCCGGGGGGGCCGAGGACCTGGGGAGGATGACCCTGCGCGCCGTGTACCGGGCGGAACTCGGCCTCGACCCGCCGACCCTGTTGACGGAGCGGGTGCTGGCGACCTACCGCCTGCCGAACGTGGGGGCGCTGCTGCACGCCTTCACCCGCCGGGACCGCCGCCCGCCGGGCCGGGTGGGCCGCCTCGCGCGGGTGCTGCTCGATGCGGCGGCGGCGGGAGACGTGACCGCGCGGGCGCTGGTGGAGCGGCACGGCGCGGCCCTGGGGGACTACGCCCTCGTGGCCGCCCGGCGGTTGGGTCTGGGCGGCAAAGCCTTCGCTTTATACGCGGCGGGCGGCGTGATGCGTCACCCCTCATCCCTGCTGCGGGACGCGCTGCTCACGCGGGTGCGCGGGGGCGAGCCGGGCGCCGTGCCGGGTGAGGGCGGTCTCGAGCCCGCCCTGGGCGCCATCCTCCTCGCGCTGCGGGCGGCCCACGCGGGACATCCTGCGGGGGAAAGGCTCCACGATTGGCGCGCGGCCCTCGCCGCGACCCTGCCCCCGGACACCCTGTTCCGCACCTGA
- a CDS encoding carbohydrate ABC transporter permease, translated as MTSAGVPLLNRPSRVLGHLVLIFYSLLATLPTLLIIVNSFKDRLTIFSHPFALPNGGTFTLDGYRTLASSANFPLFFLNSLLVTLGSLFLILLVSSMAAFALSEYRFRLNTLLGLYLSVGIMVPIRLGTVGILNLMVGLHLVNTLWALILVYTAQGIPLAVFVLTSFMRGVPRDLKEAARIDGASEYRIYGLTLPLIRPALGAVTAISMIPIWNDLWFPLILAPGESTKTIVLGASAFLGQFVNDYNAVLAALTLAIVPVVVLYIIFSRQLVSGITGGALK; from the coding sequence GTGACGAGCGCGGGTGTCCCCCTCCTCAACCGCCCCTCGCGGGTGCTCGGCCACCTCGTGCTGATCTTCTACAGCCTGCTGGCGACGCTGCCGACGCTCCTCATCATCGTCAATTCCTTCAAGGACCGGCTGACGATCTTCTCGCACCCCTTCGCGTTGCCGAACGGGGGCACCTTCACGCTGGACGGTTACCGGACGCTGGCGAGTTCGGCCAATTTCCCGCTGTTCTTCCTCAACAGCCTGCTCGTGACGCTGGGGTCGCTCTTCCTCATCCTGCTGGTGAGCAGCATGGCGGCCTTCGCCTTGAGTGAGTACCGCTTCCGGCTCAACACCCTCCTGGGGCTGTACCTGTCGGTCGGGATCATGGTCCCCATCCGGCTCGGCACGGTCGGCATCCTGAACCTGATGGTGGGCCTGCACCTCGTCAACACGCTCTGGGCGCTCATCCTGGTATACACGGCGCAGGGCATCCCGCTCGCGGTCTTCGTGCTGACCTCCTTCATGCGCGGCGTGCCCCGCGACCTGAAGGAGGCCGCACGCATCGACGGGGCGAGCGAGTACCGCATCTACGGCCTGACGCTGCCGCTGATCCGCCCCGCGCTGGGGGCCGTCACGGCGATCTCCATGATCCCGATCTGGAACGACCTGTGGTTCCCGCTGATCCTGGCGCCCGGGGAAAGCACGAAGACCATCGTGCTGGGGGCGAGCGCCTTCCTGGGGCAGTTCGTGAACGACTACAACGCGGTGCTGGCGGCGCTGACCCTCGCCATCGTGCCCGTCGTGGTGCTGTACATCATCTTCTCGCGGCAACTTGTCAGCGGGATCACCGGGGGGGCGCTGAAGTGA
- a CDS encoding putative bifunctional diguanylate cyclase/phosphodiesterase, translating to MRGSPGTVRTLSQPAGHSGTPMVAPALPPALRPTLGLLIVAAGLHSAWLVFGWGGAEWREWFSDLHYLLVVGLFLVAVGQLFARSTGPLRVAFAWLLAHALVRFAAEGSWAYLELIVRVPPFPSFADGLYFLAYLLQGAAFVLLARLPLLGLRTARLALDSLIVVGAVGVFSWQLFLAGIAGDASEPLVSRLVSLTYPVLDLFLLSLLLLAVFRHQRLRAHEVFFALGLGLNIIGDFIFVYLTQTGSYVTGHPVDALWAWSFVLEGLGAAFAVRVGPRASRRPGTWQVRLTLLSPYLALLASFALLLALYQRQTLAVSGVLWGTALVTVLVMVRQIVMFIDNARLHRALTAREAELEHLAHHDPLTGLPNRRALTAHLEEAVRRARASGTRLALLFVDLDGFKHINDTLGHAAGDAALREVARRLRENAPAGAQVARLSGDEFAVVVPDLAEADAALPVGEALLSALTAPLALPGTGARVGASVGVAVWPDHVPDAGGLLRSADSAMYHVKLRGKNGVRLFSPELDAEWRGRQEIERHLRGALDRGEFRLHYQPQCGPGGEVVGAEALLRWTHPELGEVPPRRFVPVAEDLGLIGPLGEWVLREACRQAAAWRAGGLPLRVAVNVSPAQFAQADFPAQVRAALESAGLPGSALDLEITERLLVQDMARTAHQLALLGGWGVRISIDDFGTGHSALAYLLRLPISALKVDRGFVQELDEAGQDGVGAARVVQAVAGLAHNLGLTVVAEGVEEPWQRQRVLDLGCDYVQGYFLARPLPPAEFERWWRAHEAGRGVPAPGPVEVPV from the coding sequence GTGAGGGGTAGCCCCGGCACCGTCAGAACCCTGTCACAACCGGCGGGGCACAGTGGGACGCCGATGGTGGCTCCTGCTCTTCCCCCCGCGCTGCGCCCCACCCTGGGGCTGCTCATCGTGGCCGCGGGGCTGCACAGCGCCTGGCTGGTGTTCGGCTGGGGCGGTGCCGAGTGGCGCGAGTGGTTCTCGGACCTGCACTACCTGCTCGTCGTCGGCCTGTTCCTGGTGGCGGTGGGGCAGCTCTTCGCGCGCAGCACGGGGCCGCTGCGGGTGGCGTTCGCGTGGCTGCTCGCCCACGCCCTGGTGCGCTTCGCGGCCGAGGGCTCCTGGGCGTACCTCGAACTGATCGTCCGGGTGCCGCCCTTTCCCTCCTTCGCGGACGGCCTGTATTTCCTCGCCTACCTCCTGCAGGGGGCGGCCTTCGTGCTGCTCGCCCGGCTGCCGCTGCTGGGCCTGAGGACCGCCCGGCTGGCCCTGGACAGCCTGATCGTGGTGGGCGCCGTCGGCGTCTTTTCCTGGCAGCTCTTTCTGGCGGGCATCGCGGGGGACGCCTCCGAACCGCTCGTCTCGCGGCTCGTCTCGCTGACCTACCCGGTCCTCGACCTCTTCCTGCTGAGCCTGCTGCTGCTCGCGGTCTTTCGCCACCAGCGCCTGCGCGCCCACGAGGTGTTCTTCGCCCTGGGGCTGGGGCTGAACATCATCGGCGACTTCATCTTCGTGTACCTGACGCAGACGGGTTCCTACGTGACCGGGCACCCCGTGGACGCGCTGTGGGCCTGGAGCTTCGTGCTGGAGGGCCTGGGCGCGGCCTTCGCGGTCCGGGTGGGGCCGCGAGCCTCCCGCCGCCCGGGCACCTGGCAGGTCAGGCTCACCCTGCTGTCCCCCTACCTGGCGCTGCTCGCCTCCTTCGCGCTGCTGCTGGCGCTGTACCAGCGGCAGACGCTCGCGGTGAGCGGCGTGCTGTGGGGCACGGCCCTGGTCACCGTGCTGGTGATGGTGCGCCAGATCGTGATGTTCATCGACAACGCCCGGCTGCACCGCGCGCTCACGGCCCGCGAGGCGGAACTGGAGCACCTGGCCCACCACGACCCCCTGACCGGGCTGCCCAACCGCCGCGCCCTGACGGCCCACCTGGAGGAGGCGGTGCGGCGGGCGCGGGCGTCGGGCACCCGGCTGGCCCTGCTGTTCGTGGACCTCGACGGCTTCAAGCACATCAACGACACGCTGGGGCACGCGGCCGGGGACGCCGCGCTGCGCGAGGTCGCCCGGCGGCTGCGCGAGAACGCCCCGGCGGGCGCCCAGGTCGCGCGGCTGAGCGGCGACGAGTTCGCGGTGGTGGTCCCCGATCTGGCGGAGGCGGACGCGGCGCTCCCGGTCGGCGAGGCGCTGCTCTCGGCCCTCACCGCGCCGCTGGCGTTGCCGGGCACGGGCGCCCGCGTGGGGGCCTCGGTGGGGGTGGCCGTGTGGCCCGACCACGTGCCCGACGCGGGGGGCCTGCTGCGCAGCGCGGACAGCGCGATGTACCACGTCAAGCTGCGGGGCAAGAACGGGGTGCGGCTGTTCTCGCCCGAGCTGGACGCCGAGTGGCGCGGGCGCCAGGAGATCGAGCGCCACCTGCGCGGCGCCCTGGACCGCGGCGAATTCCGGCTGCACTACCAGCCGCAGTGCGGCCCCGGGGGCGAGGTGGTCGGGGCCGAGGCCCTGCTGCGCTGGACCCATCCCGAACTCGGCGAGGTCCCGCCCCGGCGCTTCGTGCCCGTCGCCGAGGACCTGGGCCTGATCGGCCCCCTGGGCGAGTGGGTGCTGCGGGAGGCCTGCCGCCAGGCCGCCGCGTGGCGCGCCGGGGGCCTGCCGCTGCGGGTGGCGGTGAACGTGTCGCCCGCCCAGTTCGCCCAGGCGGACTTTCCCGCCCAGGTCCGGGCCGCGCTGGAGAGCGCCGGGCTGCCCGGCAGCGCCCTGGACCTGGAGATCACCGAGCGGCTGCTGGTTCAGGACATGGCCCGCACGGCGCACCAGCTCGCGCTGCTGGGCGGCTGGGGCGTGCGGATCAGCATCGACGACTTCGGCACGGGCCACTCGGCGCTCGCCTACCTGCTGCGCCTCCCGATCAGCGCCCTCAAGGTGGACCGCGGCTTCGTGCAGGAACTCGACGAGGCGGGACAGGACGGGGTGGGCGCCGCGCGGGTCGTGCAGGCGGTGGCGGGCCTCGCGCACAACCTGGGCCTCACCGTGGTCGCCGAGGGGGTCGAGGAACCCTGGCAGCGCCAGCGGGTCCTCGACCTGGGGTGCGACTACGTGCAGGGCTACTTCCTGGCCCGGCCCCTGCCCCCCGCCGAGTTCGAGCGCTGGTGGCGGGCGCACGAGGCGGGGCGCGGGGTCCCGGCACCCGGTCCGGTGGAGGTCCCCGTCTAG